CAGGGCTGCCCCACGTGCCCGTCCCCGGGGTCTTAGGCTCCACGTGCCCATCCCTGGGGTGAGAGGCCCCATGTGCCCATCCCCAGGGTGTCAGGCCTGCCCCGTGTGCCCGTCCCCGGGGTGTCAGGCCCCGTGTGCCCATCCCACCTGGcactctcctcctcttcccccaggcagctcagcCGACCCGGAGGCGCGGGAAGCCCGGCAGCAGGAccaccttctcccccagccccccgtcCAGGTGGGCTTCACCCCCCCCGGAGAATTTGGGGTGCCCGGGGGGaagggccgggacccccccccccacctccggtGCCCCCCACCCTCATCCTCTGCCACCtcaatttcacatttttcctgcttttcccgCAGGACGAGGAGAAagaggacaaggagaaggaggagaagatggGGAGCACGGGCACGGTAAGGGACACAGCGCCCGCACCCAAAACCGGGCTGTTTGAGCCCAAAAAAGCATCCGGggccggaggcgggggggaggggggggggaaactgcCAGCACCAAACCACCAAAATTCCTCCCCAAAAATCCTCCCTGGGGATGCGGCAGAGAGGAACGGAtccccggggggagagggggacgcACGCCCCCGTAACCCTCTGGAAAAGGGCCCCCCCCGGGGCCTGCTCCAAATCCCCCGTTtggcccccccccaaaaaaaccccaaattgggGTGGgatgactcaaaaaaaaaaccaaaaacccaaaaaacacctcGATTTCCCCAccaggctcctgccctcctctgGGGAGCGGGCGATGAtctcccgtcccccccccgccagccagCCCCACTGCGGTGCTTTGTTAATGAGAATTTTTCTTAACGAGGTCCCCGCCGTTATTAACGATTCTCACCTGGGActtctttttccctaaaaaaaacccGGGTTTAGGGGCCGGGCTGAGCACGAGATGATATTTTAAGGCTCTATATTTAGGCCCCTTCATcccttggggcggggggggggggggggtttgtcaAAAATTGAGTAGTGTCCCTGCCGGAGGGAGGGATGTGACATTGCTCCTCTTccgtcctccccccgccccgcgccctccaAGCACCGAAATCCCCGGGAATTTTGGGGAGCGCCTCGCCCCATCCCATCCAAACTGGTGAAATGTgaggtttttccccccccgccccccaaaatggtttaaaaatgtcgaaaaaataattaacaaaaaaaccagTGATGGGGTTTGCGGCAAAACTggctgctttttttatttttttttggggggggggtgggggtgacacCCATGTTcaccccattccccccccccgccccattcctGTTTGTCCCCATATCGCTCGCCCacggcggcggctcccccgggaaaaaacaggaaggagggattggggggcggggggggggggcagggggcgaaGATAAGCTGGCGGGGCCGATGCCAACCGGCTACGCcatgacccccccccacccccaacgcCGGCTGCCAGCTCCCGCTTCGGCAGCCGGAACGCTGCCCGCCCAGGGCACCTTTCCAATATcagattttccttattttttttccgccttgtttttaaaggatttttttttttttttttttaaataaaaaaagccaaaaaccccTCAggaccccgcgcccccccgcccgccgcgcccgttccccccccacccccaccccccgcttccAAAATTTTATCGGGATTCGGATCCAAGAGGCGCTGGAGCACCTGGAAAAGAGTCACCCCGATATTCCACGTcgcccccccgccacacacacgcgcgcgcacgcCAGGATGGGATGTTTTCTGGGATGAAGGGGCCCGGAGAAGGAAAACGCAGAGCCTGGAACGGGCTCAAAACCCGCCGTTAATGATTAGAAATGTTCTGGCATTTGGCGTCCCTCCTCCGCAGCCGCAGCCTGCGGGAGATGCCGGCGCTCGGTGGCTCTGCCAGGACCGGGGGGCCGCGGGCCCGAGCGGATTTTGGGGATGGTGGCGGGGCCCTGCGCCGCTGGAAAAACGGGATGCTGACCGCTCTTGTGTTGGAAACCgctcccaacccccccccccccccccgccccggttttGTGAAATTTTGGGGTTTACTGGTAGCAGGATAATCTTCCCAGCATTTTGCATCCTAGTTTTGGAGATAGTTTTCCCAGATCTTTGACGCACGAATCATCCCAAAATCCCTTTCCGCTCAGCTCCCCGCAAAACGCCACGTCTCCCCTCGCTGCAGCGGGCGGCGATGGATGTGGAGGGtctaaaaaaagggaaagggatcGTTTTCCGGTCTAAAAATCCCAGCCGAGGCTTCGCCTGGAAGCCGGAGCAGGGTTTTCTGGAGCGGAGCAACTTTTGCCCCCCTGCActgggctggtgggaagagggatgggatgggatggaataaggatgggatgaggatggcatgggatggggtggggatggagatgggatgggatgagatgggatggggatggcattGGacaggtggggatgggatggggatgaagataggatgggatggggatggggatggggatggggatggggatggggatgaggatgggatgggatgggatgagatgggatgacGATGGCATGGgacggggtggggatgggatggggatggagataggatgggatggggtgggatgggatgggatgagatgggtatggggatgaggaagggatgggatggaatggcgATGAGGAcaggatgggggtggggatggagataggatgggatgggatgagatggggatggggatgggatgggatgggatgggatgggatgggatgggatgggatgggatgggatgagatgagatgggatgggatggggatggcatgggacagggtggggatgggatgggatggggatggcatgggatgggatgggatgagatggcatgggatgggatgggcattgcatgggatggggtggggatggagataggatgggatgagatggggatggggatgaggatgagatgggatggggatgaggacaggatggggatggggtgggatgatGAGCAGGGTGGTCTGGgtgccctggggagctgggggtgtcggggggcagGAGATGCCACCGCCTCCGCCCCGGCTGGAGCAGCCTCAGGGACAGTggtggagacagggatggggagagggaaagggctgCTGATAGGGATAGGGATGGGGCCAGGGATGAAGGTGATGATGGGGGtggtgacagggacagggatggggagagagatGATGATGGGGTTGAGTTTGGGGATGGCATGGGCATGAGGACAAGGATGGGAACGGTGAAATGGGCTTGGAgttgggaatggggacagggatggggatgatgatggggatggggacagggacgatGGTGGTGGAGgtgatggggatgaggacagggatgcGGATGGCgacagggctggtggcagcgccAGAAATGGGGATGGTGATGCCACTGGGACAGGGATGCTCACAGGGACggtgaggaggatgatgatgatgatgccgGTGATGGCAAAGAGGAAGGTCAGTGCCACCAGACCTCCGAGCAGGACACGGCCCCGTGAGCGAGCCCGGCTGGGGAGCGCAGCGTGCCCCGACTGCACGGGCAGACCAGGGGGTGCCAGTGCCCGTCTGGGGGGGGCCAAGCCGCATTTTGGGGGCCGGCCGGAGCCGGTACCGGTGTGCGGAGCCCATGGGCGACGGATGCGGTTGCTTAGCAACTCCCAAACCCAGATTAGAGGCGAGCGAGGCGGGCGAGGCGGGGGGCTCCGGGCTGCAACCCCTTGCCTCCCCCTGTGagtcccccccccctctttcctgggGTCCCCCCCATCTCGCCCCGGCACCTCGGCGTGGTCCGAGGGTGGAAGCGGGGTGCGGAGGTAGCTCCGAGGGCTGGGAAAATGCCTGGGTTTGCAGGTGTGGCTGGAAAACCCCCCAAATTTGGGGCGAGGGGATGCTGCTGCGAGCATTGGGGGGAAGGGACACTCCCCCCCCTCAAAAACCCCGAAAGCGGAGCCCCCTCCTCTGCACGGAACCGCGTTTGGGCGCGTCACCCCGGATGCGCAGTGGGACCCTTCCTCGCCATCCTCATCCtcgccatcctcatcctcacccgCCTTCGGGACCAAGCCCGAAGTAGGTCGGGAAGATTTTGcccacccggggcgggggggcaaacCAAGCCAagcatcatccccccccccccaaaaaaaaaaaaaaagttgctgcaAATTTCGGCAGGGCCCGGTTAAACCCGCCGCCGCGCCGAGGGCGAGCCCCGAAAGCCCCGTTAAATATTGGATCGCCTCCTCCGCGCccgattttttttctattccggTGAAACTCTCGAGGCGAGCCGCCGGCTCCTTTAAGCGTTGAAGGAGGGAGTTGGAGGCTGCGAAAGAAAAATCGGAGGAggcggcaaaaaaaaaaaaaaaattaaaaagaaaaaaaaaaattaaaaaaaaaaattaaaaaaaattaaaaaaaaaataaaaaaaaaaaaaggagaaagggaggggggggtgtggaaagaaataaatatatatatatataagaaacaccactcccccccccccccaccccccccccaaaaaaaggctgGCAGGGGTGTAGGGCTGATAGGCTCGCCCGGAGGAAAGCGCATTACGTAGGCAAGCGGCTCCGCTCAACTTGCCACCTGCGCCGGGAGAGTCGCCGGGGAAGCGAGACCCTGCCGGAGCCCCTCGCCCATCGCTGGCCACCCACCCGTCCTCCGCCATGGACTGCTGCAATGTAggtttctccccccccccgcaaacacccacccccccaacaccgcGCCCcggctttttcccccctccccgccaccaccatccccagcatctcgcttttctgcatttaattcactattattgttgttattattattactggtCCCCCGGctggagcggggtgggggggcagcggaggggattttgcgggggggggggggtgggggggtgatgCTGCCGTGGGTGCTGCACCCAAAAGCTCAACCAGTTCtgcgttccccccccccccacccccccaactcaTCAGCGCTGCTGCAAACCCCCAGGCCCATATTCcactccccccccgccactcCCGACCCCCTCCTCattttccaccccccccaccccccccacccccccatttcACACCAGTTCGGGATCCGTCCCGCCAAGGGCTGGCAGCCGCTCCGCAGCCCGGCCAGCATCCCGGTCAGGAAAAGTACcccccccttcccatccccaaaTTATGCCAGACAAGgtgttggggggcgggggggtgtctgcttttctctccccgcccgcccccccagATTACTTTCCAGGTGGGATCAGAGATTCCTTATGGATACAGGGATAAATCGGGGCGAGCAGGGGGCTGCGCCCCTCCACCTTCACCCAGGGGGGAGCACCCCTCGCCTCCCGGCCGCCAGCCGGCTTCGGGAGCTGATCCGACAGAAaaccacagccttttcctcctttttccttccttctcccccctcctttcccccctttttcctcccttccccctttttccccctttttcttcccttccccccttcttttccccctcttttcccttttccccctctcctgctcagccagcaGCGCGGAgagccacccccccgccctctccAGAGAGGCAAAGCCCACCCTGGATGTAGGATTTCTTCCCCCTGGATATGGGATTTCTCCCCCCATATATCGGATTTCTCCCTCTGAATACAGGATTTCTCCCCTGCACATAGGATTTCTCCCTCTGGATATAGATTCTTCCCCCTGGATGTAGGATTTCTCCCCTGGATACAGGTTTTCACCCCCTGCATGTAGGATTTCTCCCCCTGGATGTAGGATTTCTCCCCCTGGATGTAGAATTTCTCCCCGGATATAGGTTTTCTCCCCCTGGATATAGGATTTCTCCCCCTGGATGTAGAATTTCTCCCCGGATATAGGTTTTCTCCCCCTGGATATAGGATTTCTCCCCCTGGATGTAGAATTTCTCCCTGGATATAGGTTTTCACCCCCTGGATATAGGATTTCTCCCCTGAATATAGGATTTCTCCCCTGAATTTAAGATTTCTCCCTGGATATAGGATATGTCCGCCCCTTACacagttttttccttccctgaataTAGGATTTCGCCCCTGGATATAGGATCTCTCTCTTCGATATAAGATCTCCTCCCCCTGGAGATAGGATTTCTCCGCTGGATATaggtgttcccccccctcccataTATAGGATTTCTCCCCTGAATATAGGATTTCTCTCTTGGCTATAGGATTTCCTCCCCCTGGCTATAGGATTTCCAGCCCTGGCTATAACATTTCCGCCCTGGCTATATCATTTCCACCTCGGACCCGTCACttaagccgccgccgccgccgctctttTGCTCCCCTCGCCTTTCGCGACGGTAAAACAACCCGAGCAACTTTGCGGAGCCGTGGCGCACATGGAGGGGAAGAGCatccctctccccccttccccccccgccccccccccccccccaaatctgcaTCTTCCAAataaacaccccccccaaaaaaaaaaaaacaaccctccttTAAAGCGCTCCCGGGGCGATGCAAAGGATGCACGGCAGCGTTGCCGACACCGGAGCATCCAACGCCGGCTCGCTCCCGGCTCGTTTGTTTTtcccatggttttttttttttgttttttttttttttatttttcccgtCCCCTCCCACCCCGGCCCTTGACCTCGGCATCAAGTCCAACCGCTCCGGTGGGACGCGGCAGGAAGGGAGTGGGCTGCAGTGATTTATCCTGAGggaaggggttttttcccccccaccccacctccggCATCGTTCCCTTCCCAAATTTCCTGGTGTTTTCAACCCAAGCCCTGAGCAGGGATGCGGGAGGATGCAACAGGCtgcgaggggaggggggaaactgaggcacggccagCTCGGTTTGCGCCGCgtgacatccccccccccgccccgggtgccAAAATTCTCAACCTCTGCTCCAATGGATGCTCCTCTCCTTCCGAAAAGCAGGATCCGGCCTCAACGGGGCTGGCTGGGGTCAGGCTTCTTGTAGCCGGGTGGTCTGgcaggggggggggcagggggtgtgtgtggaattTAGGGACCAACAGTGGGGTGAAGCATCTTCTGCCGCTACACCTGCAGTTGAAAATCCCCCCCGAGACACCTGCACGAACTCTGATTTTTAGCAAAAAGAACCCTAATTTGTAGCAAAGGACCCTAATTTTTAGCAAGGGACCTTAATTTTTAGCAAAGGACCCTAATTTTTAGCAGGGGGGCTAATTTAGGACCTTATTTAACGGATTAAACTGGGGGGACAGATGCCCTTTTTGGGGCGTCACTGGCCATAACCCTCCCGTTGCCACCGGCAGGAGGGAGCCTGCACGAAGCTGGATGAGGACATCCTGGACATCCCCTTGGACGATCCCGACGCCAACGCGGCGGCCGCCAAGATCCAGGCTAGTTTCCGCGGCCATATGACCCGCAAGAAGATCAAAGGGGGGGAGATCGATCGGAAAACCAAGGACGCCGAGTGCGCCAACAGCACCCGCGGCGGCGACCTCCGCAACGGCGACTAGGTACGCCCCCAAATCTCCCTTATCCCACCCCAAAATTAGGTCATTTTTTTATGAGGCTGCTGCGCCGAGCGTCCTTCCCCGCGCGGGTTGGGGATGGAACGTCTTGCCCGGCGCCGGCTGGGGATGCAGCATCCTTCCCCGTGCCGATTCGGGATGGagaagcggggccggggcgggggggggttatTCCCAGGAGGTGGAAAGcccgcaggcaggcagcaggcagcccctgcctgccctaATTTTGTGAGCGCGCCGTAGTAGTTAGCACGGGAAGGCGAAGCCCTAGATTTGAATTGAATTTCTCCCTTAGCAACACCACCCCGAACGCCTCGCCTCAGcacatgctatttttaaaagcctgtgtcACAGTCTCCTGGCAGGAAAAGGTAAATTTAAAAAGCGCCCACGGGTGCCGAGGCCGCGTGGCAgtggggcccgggggggggggtggctgtgccgtgccggtgccgtgccgtgccgtgccgtgccggcgTGGTGAGCGGGGAACGGCCCCGGCTACTGGGAAGGCTGGTTTGGGGTTAGCGACGGGGAGGTCTCGCTGCCGGCGCGGCCACGTGTGTGTGTGGCAGGGCTGGAActgggatgcagtggggatgcagtggggatgaACTGAGGATACCGGGGGGGGATACTCTAGGGATGCAGTGGGGAGGCAgtggggatgcagcagggatgcagtggggataaACTGAGGATGTAGTGGGGATACactagggatgcagtggggatacaGGGGGGATACactagggatgcagtggggattCAGGGGGAATAAACtgaggatgcagtggggatacactagggatgcagtggggatacaGGGGGGATACactagggatgcagtggggatacaGGGGGGGATACactagggatgcagtggggattCAGGGGGAATAAACtgaggatgcagtggggatacactagggatgcagtggggatacaGGGGGAATAAACtgaggatgcagtggggatacact
Above is a genomic segment from Chroicocephalus ridibundus chromosome 18, bChrRid1.1, whole genome shotgun sequence containing:
- the SPA17 gene encoding sperm surface protein Sp17; this translates as MSTPFSNITLRLPDGFQNLLEGLAWEVLRAQPADVVAFAAQHFQKLLEQREGSSADPEAREARQQDHLLPQPPVQDEEKEDKEKEEKMGSTGTVRDTAPAPKTGLFEPKKASGAGGGGEGGGKLPAPNHQNSSPKILPGDAAERNGSPGGEGDARPRNPLEKGPPRGLLQIPRLAPPQKNPKLGDGEEDDDDDAGDGKEEGQCHQTSEQDTAP
- the NRGN gene encoding neurogranin — encoded protein: MDCCNEGACTKLDEDILDIPLDDPDANAAAAKIQASFRGHMTRKKIKGGEIDRKTKDAECANSTRGGDLRNGD